In the Pleuronectes platessa chromosome 8, fPlePla1.1, whole genome shotgun sequence genome, one interval contains:
- the LOC128446132 gene encoding E3 SUMO-protein ligase ZBED1-like, producing the protein MDPRYNLPNRNYFSEEVLPEMYTTLRQKLTARLATVKYFAVTTDMWSSRTCEPYMSLTVHFIEDWRMESACLQTSYFPQDHTGEHIAEALQDALSNWKLEEKRLVAITTDNGSNVVKAAQLLKWLRMQCFGHRLHLAIGHGMDDHRITRCIALCKKMVSSFSYSWKRRRELAEVQIQLGLPTHQLITESATRWGSRQQMISRVLEQEAALSKVLFADKKSRHLVLNWQDVEVLQAVQKVLKPLHDFTDALSGEEYVTLSYVRPVLHLFNSSLLIREEDDSELCRSIKTRILDYLNAKYADPDTSDLLDMASLADPRFRVQYIPGERVEALKHRAVLEVEALQADLGGGKPDPAGPVPEEPGMPPPSTKKKSLASFFKQSTATNTRLTQREAIESELTSYLQSAIIDHDTDPLQWWKMHADIFPALSLLAKKYLCAPATSSPSERVFSCSGNIVNCHRASLKPEAVDRLVFLAQNL; encoded by the exons ATGGACCCAAGGTACAATTTGCCAAATCGAAACTATTTCTCTGAAGAAGTGCTGCCAGAGATGTACACCACTCTCAGGCAAAAGCTGACAGCCCGGCTCGCAACAGTAAAATATTTTGCGGTCACTACCGACATGTGGTCCAGTAGGACCTGCGAGCCGTATATGTCATTGACAGTTCATTTTATCGAGGACTGGAGAATGGAGTCGGCGTGCCTCCAAACCAGCTACTTTCCTCAAGATCACACCGGAGAGCACATCGCTGAAGCCCTGCAGGATGCGCTCTCAAACTGGAAGCTGGAGGAAAAGCGGCTGGTGGCCATAACCACCGACAACGGGAGCAACGTTGTTAAAGCGGCCCAACTGCTAAAATGGCTGAGGATGCAATGCTTTGGTCACCGACTTCATTTGGCCATTG GACATGGCATGGATGATCACCGCATCACAAGGTGCATTGCGCTGTGCAAGAAAATGGTCAGCAGCTTTTCCTATAGCTGGAAACGGAGGAGAGAATTGGCTGAGGTGCAGATTCAGCTGGGTCTACCGACTCACCAGCTCATCACAGAGTCAGCCACACGTTGGGGATCGAGACAGCAGATGATCAGCAGGGTCCTGGAGCAAGAGGCAGCCCTCTCCAAAGTCCTGTTTGCTGACAAGAAGTCGAGACATCTTGTCCTTAACTGGCAGGACGTAGAGGTCCTGCAGGCAGTCCAGAAAGTCCTGAAGCCCCTTCATGACTTCACAGACGCTCTCTCCGGTGAAGAGTATGTCACCCTCTCCTACGTCAGGCCTGTGCTACACCTCTTCAACTCAAGTCTCCTAATACGGGAAGAGGATGATAGTGAGCTGTGTAGGTCGATCAAGACCAGAATCTTGGATTACCTTAATGCCAAGTATGCTGACCCAGACACAAGTGACCTTTTGGATATGGCATCACTTGCGGATCCACGTTTCAGGGTCCAATACATCCCAGGTGAAAGAGTTGAGGCACTgaaacacagagctgtgttgGAGGTGGAGGCCTTGCAGGCTGATTTGGGCGGCGGTAAGCCGGACCCGGCTGGCCCTGTGCCAGAGGAACCAGGAATGCCACCACCATCCACAAAGAAGAAGTCACTGGCCAGCTTCTTCAAGCAGAGCACAGCCACCAACACCaggctgacacagagggaggcgaTTGAAAGTGAGCTTACAAGCTACTTACAGTCAGCTATCATCGACCacgacacagatcctctccaatgGTGGAAGATGCATGCCGATATTTTTCCAGCACTGAGCCTCCTGGCAAAAAAGTACCTTTGCGCACCAGCAACCAGTTCCCCTTCTGAAAGGGTTTTCAGTTGCAGCGGCAACATTGTCAACTGTCACAGGGCATCCCTGAAGCCTGAGGCGGTTGATAGACTAGTTTTCCTTGCACAAAACCTGTAA